The Micromonospora sp. NBC_00421 genome contains a region encoding:
- a CDS encoding type 1 glutamine amidotransferase yields MGTALVIENDPTDDPRRLGEWLVEGGLELRVLRPYAGDDLPDDLAGYVALVVLGGDQRAYPAPDGTPGAPWFPKLEGLLRKAVRHRVPTLGVCLGAQLLATAHAGLVERSPSGPEVGPGVVGRRDAAESDLLFRYVPLIPDVLQWHSDEITELPRAATLLAASTRYPHQAFRLGDRAWGLQFHIECDTAMIAGWARDSALLAELGYDEDLVVAACDRVMADVEEVWQPFAVRFAALALGELDDDTRRSLPLLGH; encoded by the coding sequence GTGGGAACCGCACTGGTGATCGAGAACGACCCGACCGACGACCCCCGAAGGTTGGGGGAGTGGCTGGTGGAGGGGGGCCTGGAGCTGCGGGTGCTGCGCCCGTACGCCGGCGACGACCTCCCCGACGACCTGGCCGGATACGTGGCGCTGGTGGTGCTCGGCGGCGACCAGCGGGCCTACCCGGCACCCGACGGCACCCCCGGGGCGCCCTGGTTCCCGAAGCTGGAGGGGTTGCTGCGCAAGGCGGTCCGGCACCGGGTGCCGACCCTGGGCGTCTGCCTCGGCGCGCAACTGCTCGCCACCGCGCACGCCGGCCTGGTCGAGCGCAGCCCGTCCGGCCCCGAGGTGGGCCCGGGGGTGGTCGGCCGGCGCGATGCCGCCGAGAGTGACCTGCTGTTCCGGTACGTGCCGCTGATCCCGGACGTGCTCCAGTGGCATTCCGACGAGATCACCGAGCTGCCCCGGGCCGCCACCCTGCTGGCCGCCTCGACCCGCTACCCGCACCAGGCGTTCCGGCTCGGTGACCGGGCCTGGGGCCTCCAGTTCCACATCGAGTGCGACACCGCGATGATCGCCGGTTGGGCCCGCGACTCCGCGCTCCTGGCCGAGCTGGGCTACGACGAGGACCTGGTGGTGGCCGCCTGCGACCGGGTGATGGCCGACGTCGAGGAGGTGTGGCAGCCGTTCGCCGTCCGGTTCGCCGCCCTCGCCCTCGGCGAGCTGGACGACGACACCCGCCGCAGCCTGCCGCTGCTCGGGCACTGA
- a CDS encoding bifunctional [glutamine synthetase] adenylyltransferase/[glutamine synthetase]-adenylyl-L-tyrosine phosphorylase, with protein MSRPTRGRLARYGFAEGDGGVRAADLLGADGLGLWRADEQEPTDGPAADLLAALSRAADPDLALRQLHRMVETERRATGNGAAGPGRSASTATGPGATAGDNGVAGPVGGSALLSGLAADPGLRRRLVAVLGASSALGDHLVANPGQWTVLGTAPDGLAPAADGRLDLVLAGRLTTATAPVAVLRQAYRLALLRIAAADLTGGRGLEQVMAALSALADATLAAAYEIAVGELPAGTSRPRLAVVAMGKCGGDELNYVSDVDVIFVAATDEDLPAATAVATRLIHVCGLVAWPVDAALRPEGNRGPLVRTLASHLAYYQRWARTWEFQALLKARPAAGDLALAGEWIDALAPLVWRASERPEAVSDVRAMRRRIIDNIPPKELDREIKRGPGGLRDIEFAVQLLQLVHGRGDESLRVPGTVPALRALVTGGYVGRADGEALLRGYRFLRGVEHRLQLQALRRTHTVPTEPAALRWLATALGYAAIPGRSAVESFRADWVAHATEVRRLHAKLLYRPLLESVARVPADGLRLTPEAARHRLEILGFADPAGALRHLQALTGGVSRTAAIQRTLLPVLLSEFADAPEPDRGLLNYRQVSDKLGSTPWYLRLLRDSGPVARRLARVLSSSRYAADLLAREPEALRLLAEETELTPRPREVLCDGFAAAAARHADPVEATRAVRALRRRELVRIACADVLSRAGGLAPRPERGAPAGPLADVTRVGTGLSYVTDATLSAALRAVRAAQPELPGLRFAVIGLGRLGGYESNYLSDADVLFVYDPPAGTPESTASATAHAIAEELRRLLAAPAPDPALGVDADLRPEGRQGPLVRSLAAYAQYYARWSRVWEAQALLRARFVCGDADLGTEFETMIDPVRYPADGLTREQVVEIRRIKARVENERLPRGADPATHTKLGRGGLADVEWAVQLLQLRHAGAYPQLRGTRTLDALAAARDAKLVDPADAAAMAAGWTLAAQVRNALMLVRGRAGDQLPRHGVELAGVVRLLGADDPGEFLDDYLRTARRSRAAMQRVLEG; from the coding sequence ATGAGCAGACCGACCAGGGGACGCCTGGCCCGCTACGGCTTCGCCGAGGGTGACGGCGGGGTCCGCGCCGCCGACCTGCTCGGCGCGGACGGGCTCGGGCTGTGGCGGGCCGACGAGCAGGAGCCCACCGACGGGCCGGCGGCCGACCTGCTGGCCGCGCTCTCCCGGGCCGCCGACCCGGATCTGGCGCTGCGCCAACTGCACCGGATGGTGGAGACCGAACGCCGCGCCACCGGCAACGGCGCGGCCGGGCCGGGCCGTAGCGCCTCGACGGCGACCGGGCCGGGGGCGACGGCGGGAGACAACGGTGTGGCCGGGCCGGTGGGCGGGTCGGCGCTGCTGAGCGGGCTCGCCGCCGACCCCGGTCTGCGCCGACGGCTGGTCGCCGTGCTCGGCGCCTCCTCCGCCCTGGGTGACCACCTGGTCGCCAACCCCGGGCAGTGGACGGTGCTCGGGACCGCCCCGGACGGGCTGGCCCCCGCCGCCGACGGCCGGCTCGATCTGGTCCTGGCCGGCCGGCTGACCACCGCCACCGCACCGGTTGCGGTGCTGCGGCAGGCGTACCGGCTGGCGTTGCTGCGGATCGCGGCGGCCGACCTGACCGGCGGGCGTGGCCTGGAACAGGTGATGGCGGCGCTCTCCGCGCTGGCCGACGCCACCCTGGCGGCGGCGTACGAGATCGCGGTGGGCGAGCTGCCGGCGGGCACGTCCCGGCCCCGGCTGGCCGTGGTGGCGATGGGCAAGTGCGGGGGCGACGAGCTGAACTACGTCTCGGACGTCGACGTGATCTTCGTGGCCGCGACCGACGAGGACCTGCCCGCCGCGACCGCCGTCGCCACCCGGCTGATCCACGTCTGCGGGCTGGTCGCCTGGCCGGTCGACGCCGCGCTGCGCCCCGAGGGCAACCGTGGCCCGCTCGTCCGCACCCTGGCCAGCCACCTCGCCTACTACCAGCGGTGGGCCCGCACCTGGGAGTTCCAGGCGCTGCTCAAGGCCCGCCCGGCCGCCGGTGACCTGGCGTTGGCCGGCGAGTGGATCGACGCCCTCGCCCCGCTGGTCTGGCGGGCGTCCGAGCGACCCGAGGCGGTCTCCGACGTGCGCGCCATGCGCCGCCGGATCATCGACAACATCCCGCCCAAGGAGCTGGACCGCGAGATCAAACGGGGCCCCGGCGGGCTGCGGGACATCGAGTTCGCCGTCCAGCTGCTGCAGCTGGTGCACGGCCGGGGCGACGAGTCGCTGCGGGTGCCGGGCACCGTGCCGGCGCTGCGCGCGTTGGTGACAGGCGGTTACGTCGGGCGGGCCGACGGCGAGGCGCTGCTGCGCGGGTACCGGTTCCTGCGCGGCGTCGAGCACCGGCTCCAGCTCCAGGCGCTGCGGCGTACCCACACCGTGCCGACCGAGCCGGCCGCACTGCGCTGGCTGGCCACCGCGCTCGGCTACGCCGCCATCCCGGGCCGCAGCGCCGTGGAGAGCTTCCGCGCCGACTGGGTCGCCCACGCCACCGAGGTACGCCGGCTGCACGCCAAACTGCTCTACCGGCCGCTGCTGGAGTCGGTGGCCCGGGTGCCCGCCGACGGGCTGCGGCTCACCCCGGAGGCGGCCCGGCACCGGCTGGAGATCCTCGGTTTCGCCGACCCGGCGGGGGCGCTGCGGCACCTCCAGGCCCTCACCGGCGGGGTCAGCCGGACCGCCGCGATCCAGCGGACCCTGCTGCCGGTGCTGCTCAGCGAGTTCGCCGACGCGCCCGAACCGGACCGGGGGCTGCTCAACTACCGGCAGGTCTCCGACAAGCTCGGCAGCACCCCGTGGTACCTGCGGTTGCTGCGTGACTCGGGCCCGGTGGCCCGCCGACTGGCCCGGGTGCTGTCGTCGTCCCGCTACGCGGCCGACCTGCTGGCCCGGGAGCCGGAGGCGCTGCGGCTGCTGGCCGAGGAGACCGAGCTGACGCCCCGGCCCAGGGAGGTGCTCTGCGACGGGTTCGCCGCCGCCGCCGCCCGGCACGCCGACCCGGTCGAGGCGACCCGGGCGGTACGCGCGCTGCGCCGGCGGGAACTCGTCCGGATCGCCTGCGCCGACGTGCTCAGCCGGGCCGGCGGGCTGGCCCCGCGCCCCGAACGCGGCGCACCGGCCGGCCCGCTGGCCGACGTCACCCGGGTCGGCACCGGGCTGTCCTACGTCACCGACGCCACCCTCTCCGCCGCGCTGCGCGCCGTCCGGGCCGCCCAACCGGAGCTGCCCGGCCTGCGGTTCGCGGTGATCGGTCTGGGCCGGCTCGGCGGGTACGAATCGAACTACCTCTCCGACGCCGACGTGCTCTTCGTCTACGACCCGCCGGCCGGGACGCCGGAGAGCACGGCCAGCGCCACCGCGCACGCCATCGCCGAGGAACTACGCCGGCTGCTCGCCGCCCCGGCCCCCGACCCGGCGCTCGGCGTCGACGCCGATCTGCGCCCGGAGGGACGGCAGGGACCGCTGGTCCGCAGCCTCGCCGCCTACGCCCAGTACTACGCCCGCTGGTCGCGGGTCTGGGAGGCGCAGGCGCTGCTGCGGGCCCGGTTCGTCTGCGGCGACGCCGACCTGGGCACCGAGTTCGAGACGATGATCGACCCGGTCCGCTACCCGGCCGACGGGTTGACCCGGGAGCAGGTCGTCGAGATCCGGCGGATCAAGGCCCGGGTGGAGAACGAACGGCTGCCCCGGGGCGCCGACCCGGCCACCCACACCAAGCTCGGTCGGGGTGGCCTGGCCGACGTCGAGTGGGCGGTGCAACTGCTCCAGCTCCGGCACGCCGGGGCGTACCCGCAGCTGCGCGGCACGCGTACCCTCGACGCTCTCGCGGCGGCGCGGGACGCCAAGCTTGTCGACCCGGCGGACGCCGCCGCGATGGCCGCCGGGTGGACCCTCGCCGCGCAGGTCCGCAACGCGCTGATGCTGGTCCGGGGGCGGGCCGGCGACCAGCTCCCCCGGCACGGGGTGGAGTTGGCCGGCGTGGTGCGGCTGCTCGGCGCGGACGACCCGGGGGAGTTCCTCGACGACTACCTGCGCACCGCCCGGCGGTCCCGGGCCGCCATGCAGCGGGTCCTGGAGGGCTGA
- a CDS encoding FAD-dependent oxidoreductase, with protein MAYPVVHDVVVVGGGAAGLSGALALGRFRRDVVVVDGGAPRNAPADHVHNFLTSEGVPPTALYATGRAEVARYGVAVLDGTVTAAHPVDPAHPDDPAHLTDSAGPARFAVTLADGSTLHARRLLVTTGLVDELPDVPGLADRWGRDVLHCPYCHGWEVRDQAVGVLATGPMAAHQALLFRQLTDDVVVFTHTAGPLPADQAEKLAARGVTVVDGEVAAVEVTADRLTGVRLRSGPMVPREALVVAPRFAARAAVLTGLGLGTEDFVVGGHAFGDRVAADATGATGVPGVWAAGNVTDPQATVIAAAAAGLKAAAALNADLIDEETDRAVAAQRTTNDADPDRTAAAQRTTNDADPDRTVDEETARHWDELYRAREQQWSGRPNPHLVDVVGALPPGTALDLGCGEGGDAVWLARQGWRVTAVDVSGTALARSAAAVTAAGVAALVDFQRHDLARTFPAGVFDLVSAQFLQSPLEFPRAEVLRSAARAVAPGGRLLVVEHGAVPPWGNAAHHHVRFPTPQETLADLDLDPDGWHVERLDAPQRQATTPNGETGTLIDHLVLVRRR; from the coding sequence ATGGCGTACCCGGTGGTGCACGACGTGGTGGTAGTCGGCGGCGGCGCGGCCGGGCTCAGCGGCGCGCTCGCCCTGGGCCGGTTCCGCCGCGACGTGGTGGTGGTGGACGGCGGTGCCCCGCGCAACGCCCCCGCCGACCACGTGCACAACTTCCTGACCAGCGAGGGTGTCCCGCCCACCGCCCTGTACGCGACCGGCCGCGCCGAGGTGGCCCGGTACGGGGTGGCAGTGCTCGACGGCACGGTCACCGCCGCACACCCCGTCGACCCCGCACACCCGGACGACCCCGCACACCTGACCGACAGCGCCGGTCCGGCGCGGTTCGCGGTGACCCTGGCCGACGGCAGTACCCTGCACGCCCGGCGGCTGCTGGTCACCACCGGCCTGGTCGACGAGTTGCCCGACGTGCCGGGCCTGGCCGACCGGTGGGGTCGGGACGTGCTGCACTGCCCCTACTGCCACGGTTGGGAGGTACGCGACCAGGCCGTCGGGGTGCTCGCCACCGGTCCGATGGCCGCCCACCAGGCGCTGCTGTTCCGTCAGCTCACCGACGACGTGGTGGTCTTCACGCACACCGCCGGGCCGTTGCCCGCCGACCAGGCGGAGAAGCTGGCCGCCCGGGGCGTCACTGTGGTCGACGGCGAGGTGGCGGCGGTGGAGGTCACCGCCGACCGGCTCACCGGCGTACGGCTGCGTTCCGGCCCGATGGTCCCCCGGGAGGCGCTGGTGGTGGCACCCCGGTTCGCCGCACGGGCCGCCGTCCTCACCGGCCTCGGGCTGGGCACCGAGGACTTCGTCGTCGGCGGGCACGCCTTCGGCGACCGGGTCGCCGCGGACGCCACCGGCGCGACCGGGGTGCCCGGGGTGTGGGCGGCCGGCAACGTCACCGACCCGCAGGCCACCGTGATCGCCGCCGCCGCCGCGGGCCTGAAGGCCGCCGCCGCGCTGAACGCCGACCTGATCGACGAAGAGACCGACCGGGCCGTCGCCGCGCAACGCACGACGAACGACGCGGACCCCGACCGGACGGCGGCCGCGCAACGCACTACCAACGACGCGGACCCCGACCGGACCGTGGACGAGGAGACCGCCCGGCACTGGGACGAGCTGTACCGGGCCCGGGAGCAGCAATGGAGCGGGCGACCGAATCCGCATCTGGTCGACGTGGTCGGGGCGCTGCCGCCGGGCACCGCCCTCGACCTGGGTTGCGGCGAGGGCGGCGACGCGGTGTGGCTGGCCCGGCAGGGCTGGCGGGTGACCGCGGTCGACGTCTCCGGCACCGCGTTGGCGCGGTCGGCCGCCGCCGTGACGGCCGCCGGGGTGGCGGCGCTTGTCGACTTCCAGCGGCACGACCTGGCCCGGACCTTCCCGGCCGGGGTGTTCGACCTGGTCTCGGCGCAGTTCCTCCAGTCGCCGCTGGAGTTCCCCCGGGCCGAGGTGCTGCGGTCCGCGGCGCGGGCGGTCGCCCCGGGCGGACGGTTGCTGGTGGTCGAGCACGGCGCGGTGCCGCCGTGGGGCAACGCCGCACATCACCACGTGCGGTTCCCCACCCCGCAGGAGACCCTGGCCGACCTCGACCTCGATCCGGACGGGTGGCACGTCGAGCGGCTGGACGCGCCACAGCGGCAGGCCACCACCCCGAACGGCGAGACCGGCACCCTGATCGACCATCTGGTGCTGGTCCGCCGCCGGTGA
- a CDS encoding helix-turn-helix domain-containing protein, producing MLTTVGPRLRALRQQRGVTLSQLGTATGISVSTLSRLESGGRRPTLELLLALARFHRVPLDDLVGTPQIGDPRVHRRPVVRHGVTIVPLTRRPGGVQAYKMIYPPGVPVGEPTQQVHEGYEWLYVLSGRVRLLLGGHDLTLDSGEVAEFDTRTPHWFGNPYDAPAEILSLFGPQGERLHVRARPSPTRRRGGAEQDPARSML from the coding sequence GTGCTGACCACCGTCGGGCCGCGCCTGCGCGCCCTACGCCAGCAGCGCGGCGTGACCCTGAGTCAGCTCGGTACGGCGACCGGGATCTCGGTCAGCACGCTGTCCCGGCTGGAGTCCGGCGGGCGGCGGCCCACCCTGGAACTCCTGCTCGCCCTGGCCCGCTTCCACCGGGTGCCGCTGGACGACCTGGTCGGTACGCCGCAGATCGGGGACCCCCGGGTGCACCGCCGGCCGGTTGTCCGACACGGCGTCACCATCGTGCCGCTGACCCGTCGCCCGGGTGGCGTCCAGGCGTACAAGATGATCTATCCGCCCGGGGTGCCGGTGGGGGAGCCGACCCAGCAGGTGCACGAGGGGTACGAGTGGCTCTACGTGCTCTCCGGTCGGGTCCGGCTGCTGCTCGGCGGCCACGATCTCACCCTCGACTCCGGTGAGGTCGCCGAGTTCGACACCCGTACGCCCCACTGGTTCGGTAACCCGTACGACGCTCCGGCGGAGATTCTCAGTCTTTTCGGGCCGCAGGGGGAGCGGCTGCACGTCCGCGCCCGCCCCTCCCCGACCCGTCGCCGGGGCGGTGCCGAGCAAGATCCTGCTCGATCAATGTTGTAG
- the mptB gene encoding polyprenol phosphomannose-dependent alpha 1,6 mannosyltransferase MptB, translating into MPHHLSRWLGLFGSVLLAIAAYLGGALPGGELRPTPVSIWQSRHGPLILILWLVGTGLLAWAWWTLRDRVPSTRWALVTAGLWVLPLLFAPPLGSRDVYAYSCQGASYVAGINPYEQGVSALPCPWIDTISYIWRDTPAPYGPLFVMIAGAIVRATGSLDTDTALTVNIALFRLLAVLGVVLIAACLPVLARRCGVPVGRALWLALASPLVGVHLVSGAHNDALMIGLLAAGLAVVATHPGRRWPLLAGGVLLGLAGAVKVTALVVVPFAVLAALAGPYRIRGMLRDGLPVAGGALVAVVGATLAAGLDFGWIAGLEQGGLVIAWTSPSTAVGQTAGYVAALFGADVDALPVTRAIGMMVLAVLLVWLWWRARTRDPFWHAGLALVATVALAPLFHPWYWLWPMAVLAATTRRTTRWFALVALISAFLVLPDGTGLARFTKLPGAPLMTVLVIVVAVRLVRSARADRRPTTADSTAD; encoded by the coding sequence GTGCCTCACCACCTGTCCCGCTGGCTCGGTCTGTTCGGCTCGGTGCTGCTCGCCATCGCCGCGTACCTCGGGGGTGCGCTGCCGGGTGGGGAACTGCGCCCCACCCCGGTCAGCATCTGGCAGAGCCGGCACGGGCCGCTGATCCTGATCCTCTGGCTGGTCGGCACCGGGCTGCTGGCCTGGGCCTGGTGGACCCTGCGCGACCGGGTGCCGTCGACCCGGTGGGCGCTGGTCACCGCCGGGCTCTGGGTGCTGCCGCTGCTGTTCGCGCCGCCGCTGGGCAGCCGGGACGTGTACGCGTACTCCTGTCAGGGCGCCAGCTACGTGGCCGGGATCAACCCGTACGAGCAGGGGGTGTCGGCGCTGCCCTGCCCCTGGATCGACACCATCTCCTACATCTGGCGGGACACCCCCGCACCGTACGGACCGCTGTTCGTGATGATCGCCGGGGCGATCGTCCGGGCCACCGGGTCACTCGACACCGACACCGCGCTGACCGTGAACATCGCCCTGTTCCGGCTGCTCGCGGTGCTCGGGGTGGTGTTGATCGCCGCCTGCCTGCCGGTGCTGGCCCGGCGCTGCGGCGTACCGGTGGGGCGGGCGCTCTGGCTGGCGCTGGCCTCCCCGCTGGTCGGCGTACACCTGGTCTCGGGGGCGCACAACGATGCGCTGATGATCGGTCTGCTGGCCGCCGGCCTGGCCGTGGTGGCGACCCACCCGGGGCGGCGTTGGCCGCTGCTGGCCGGTGGGGTGCTGCTCGGCCTGGCCGGCGCGGTGAAGGTGACCGCCCTGGTGGTGGTGCCGTTCGCAGTGCTGGCCGCGCTGGCCGGGCCGTACCGGATCCGGGGAATGCTGCGCGACGGACTGCCGGTCGCCGGCGGTGCGCTGGTCGCGGTGGTCGGCGCGACCCTGGCGGCGGGCCTGGACTTCGGCTGGATCGCCGGCCTGGAACAGGGCGGCCTGGTGATCGCCTGGACGTCGCCGTCGACCGCGGTCGGGCAGACCGCCGGGTACGTGGCGGCGCTGTTCGGCGCGGACGTCGACGCGCTGCCGGTGACCCGGGCGATCGGCATGATGGTGCTGGCGGTGCTGCTTGTCTGGTTGTGGTGGCGGGCCCGCACCCGGGACCCGTTCTGGCACGCCGGCCTGGCCCTGGTCGCGACGGTGGCCCTCGCCCCGCTGTTCCACCCCTGGTACTGGCTCTGGCCGATGGCGGTGCTCGCCGCGACGACCCGCCGGACGACCAGGTGGTTCGCGCTGGTGGCGTTGATCTCGGCGTTCCTGGTGCTGCCCGACGGCACCGGGCTGGCCCGGTTCACCAAGCTGCCCGGCGCCCCGCTGATGACGGTGTTGGTGATCGTCGTGGCCGTCCGGTTGGTACGGTCGGCTCGGGCGGACCGGCGGCCCACCACCGCCGATTCGACCGCCGACTGA
- the mptB gene encoding polyprenol phosphomannose-dependent alpha 1,6 mannosyltransferase MptB has protein sequence MTGPGVPTGGRARSARYLGLTGAVLLGVAGWLGGVLPQVPPTGPWRAPYGPAAVCCWLVGTALMVGAWWALRAGAPSTRWAYVTAGLWALPLLVTPPLASRDVYSYACQGWSYAAGHDPYRVGVAVAGCPWVDSVAPIWRDTLAPYGPVFVLLAALAAVLGGTLVGTLAVLRLYAVAGVLLAALCLPGLARAAGVPTRRAAWLGLASPLVGVHLVAGAHNDAVMLGLLLFGLLVLVRSPGRTRALLVAGLLLGLAVAVKATAVVVLPFAALAAVHGRYTLRALLRDGGRLAGAVLVTLAAASALSGLGLGWVGGLARSGDSKQWTSPPTAVGFVVDYVGEWVGRRPDAVPVTRAVGLLVLAVLLALLWWRAWTALRRLNDVRQRVHRLAAARPRVTLLAAGAALAATVLLAPVLHPWYVTWPLLVLAVSATRTTWFVLPAAVASFLTLPDGTTVARYSKAPGAIVVTALVLVVLVGAVRGRWNGTGRFRERGTGPAGGT, from the coding sequence GTGACCGGACCGGGCGTGCCGACCGGAGGGCGGGCCCGTTCGGCGCGTTACCTCGGGTTGACCGGAGCGGTGCTGCTCGGCGTGGCCGGCTGGCTGGGCGGGGTGCTGCCTCAGGTGCCGCCGACCGGCCCGTGGCGGGCACCGTACGGCCCCGCCGCGGTGTGCTGCTGGCTGGTCGGGACGGCGCTGATGGTGGGCGCCTGGTGGGCGCTGCGCGCCGGTGCCCCGTCGACCAGGTGGGCGTACGTCACCGCCGGGCTGTGGGCGCTGCCGCTGCTGGTCACCCCACCGCTCGCCAGCCGGGACGTCTACTCGTACGCCTGCCAGGGCTGGTCGTACGCGGCCGGGCACGACCCGTACCGGGTGGGGGTGGCGGTGGCCGGCTGCCCGTGGGTCGACTCGGTGGCACCGATCTGGCGGGACACCCTGGCCCCGTACGGCCCGGTCTTCGTGCTGCTGGCCGCGCTGGCCGCGGTGCTCGGCGGCACCCTGGTCGGCACCCTGGCCGTGCTGCGGCTGTACGCGGTGGCCGGGGTGCTGCTGGCGGCGCTCTGCCTGCCCGGCCTGGCCCGCGCCGCCGGGGTGCCCACCCGCCGGGCGGCCTGGCTGGGGTTGGCCTCCCCGCTGGTCGGGGTGCACCTGGTGGCCGGCGCGCACAACGACGCGGTGATGCTCGGGTTGCTCCTGTTCGGCCTGCTGGTGCTGGTCCGGTCGCCCGGTCGGACGCGGGCGCTGCTCGTGGCCGGGCTGCTGCTCGGGTTGGCGGTGGCGGTGAAGGCGACAGCGGTGGTGGTGCTGCCGTTCGCGGCGTTGGCGGCGGTGCACGGCCGCTACACCCTCCGGGCCCTGCTGCGCGACGGCGGCCGGCTGGCCGGGGCGGTCCTGGTCACCCTGGCGGCTGCCTCGGCGCTGTCCGGGCTGGGGCTGGGCTGGGTGGGCGGGTTGGCCCGCAGTGGCGACTCGAAGCAGTGGACGTCGCCACCGACGGCGGTCGGCTTCGTGGTCGACTACGTCGGTGAGTGGGTCGGCCGACGCCCGGATGCGGTGCCGGTGACCCGGGCGGTCGGCCTGCTGGTGCTGGCGGTGCTGCTGGCGCTGCTGTGGTGGCGGGCGTGGACGGCGTTGCGTCGGCTCAACGACGTCCGGCAGCGGGTGCACCGGTTGGCGGCGGCCCGGCCCCGGGTCACCCTGCTCGCGGCGGGTGCCGCGCTGGCCGCGACGGTGCTGCTCGCCCCGGTCCTGCACCCGTGGTACGTGACCTGGCCGCTGCTGGTGCTCGCGGTGTCGGCGACCCGGACCACCTGGTTCGTGCTGCCCGCGGCGGTGGCATCCTTCCTCACCCTGCCCGACGGCACCACCGTCGCCCGGTACAGCAAGGCGCCCGGCGCGATCGTGGTGACCGCCCTGGTGTTGGTGGTGCTGGTCGGTGCGGTGCGGGGCCGGTGGAACGGAACGGGCCGGTTCCGCGAACGCGGAACCGGCCCGGCCGGTGGAACGTGA
- the glnA gene encoding type I glutamate--ammonia ligase: MFANPEELLRYLKNEDVKFVDVRFCDLPGVMQHFNLPVESFDDSVFTDGLAFDGSSIRGFQAIHESDMLLLPDVATAFIDPFRTQKTLALNFFIHDPFTREAYSRDPRNVAKKAEAYLAASGIADTAYFGAEAEFYIFDSIRHETSAHQSFYYIDSVEGAWNTGREEVGGNRGYKTAYKGGYFPVPPVDHYADLRDSIVRRLVDGGFTVERSHHEVGTAGQSEINYRFSTLLHAGDQLQLFKYIVKNEAWANGKTATFMPKPLFGDNGSGMHTHQSLWLNGEPLFYDETGYAGLSDMARWYIGGLLHHAPSLLAFTNPTVNSYRRLVPGYEAPVNLVYSQRNRSACTRIPVTGSNAKAKRVEFRVPDPSSNPYLAFSAMMMAGLDGIKSKMEPPAPIDKDLYDLPPEEWGDVKQVPGSLPEVLDALEADHDYLLDGGVFTPDLISTWVGWKRANEVDPVRLRPTPHEFAMYFDC; encoded by the coding sequence GTGTTTGCCAATCCCGAGGAACTCCTGCGATACCTCAAGAACGAGGACGTAAAGTTCGTCGACGTACGTTTTTGTGACCTGCCCGGCGTGATGCAGCACTTCAATCTGCCGGTGGAGTCCTTCGACGACAGCGTCTTCACCGACGGTCTCGCGTTCGACGGTTCGTCGATCCGCGGTTTCCAGGCGATCCACGAGTCGGACATGCTCCTGCTCCCGGACGTCGCGACCGCCTTCATCGACCCGTTCCGCACGCAGAAGACCCTCGCGCTGAACTTCTTCATCCACGACCCGTTCACCCGGGAGGCCTACTCCCGGGACCCGCGCAACGTGGCCAAGAAGGCCGAGGCCTACCTCGCCGCCAGCGGCATCGCCGACACCGCGTACTTCGGTGCCGAGGCCGAGTTCTACATCTTCGACTCGATCCGCCACGAGACCTCAGCGCACCAGTCGTTCTACTACATCGACTCGGTCGAGGGCGCGTGGAACACCGGGCGTGAGGAGGTCGGCGGCAACCGCGGCTACAAGACCGCGTACAAGGGCGGTTACTTCCCGGTGCCGCCGGTGGACCACTACGCCGACCTGCGTGACTCGATCGTGCGTCGCCTGGTCGACGGTGGTTTCACCGTGGAGCGGTCGCACCACGAGGTCGGCACCGCCGGCCAGTCGGAGATCAACTACCGGTTCTCCACCCTGCTGCACGCCGGTGACCAGCTCCAGCTCTTCAAGTACATCGTGAAGAACGAGGCCTGGGCCAACGGCAAGACGGCCACCTTCATGCCGAAGCCGCTCTTCGGCGACAACGGCTCCGGCATGCACACCCACCAGAGCCTCTGGCTCAACGGCGAGCCGCTGTTCTACGACGAGACCGGCTACGCCGGCCTGTCGGACATGGCCCGCTGGTACATCGGTGGCCTGTTGCACCACGCCCCGTCGCTGCTGGCGTTCACCAACCCGACGGTCAACTCGTACCGTCGGCTGGTGCCCGGCTACGAGGCCCCGGTCAACCTGGTCTACTCGCAGCGCAACCGCTCCGCCTGCACCCGCATCCCGGTCACCGGCAGCAACGCCAAGGCCAAGCGGGTCGAGTTCCGGGTGCCGGACCCGTCCAGCAACCCGTACCTCGCCTTCTCGGCGATGATGATGGCCGGCCTGGACGGCATCAAGAGCAAGATGGAGCCGCCGGCCCCGATCGACAAGGACCTCTACGACCTCCCGCCGGAGGAGTGGGGCGACGTCAAGCAGGTGCCGGGCTCGCTGCCGGAGGTGCTCGACGCGCTCGAGGCCGACCACGACTACCTGCTCGACGGCGGCGTCTTCACGCCCGACCTGATCTCCACCTGGGTCGGCTGGAAGCGGGCCAACGAGGTCGACCCGGTGCGTCTGCGCCCGACCCCGCACGAGTTCGCCATGTACTTCGACTGCTGA